The following proteins are encoded in a genomic region of Cellulomonas sp. ES6:
- a CDS encoding beta-xylosidase produces MPVDAPPSTLLIDGRPAAEIELRHVWSQCLGAGRANEALRVDWQDHFREAVEVLGARSVRFHGVFHDDMFVYRASNGGGFGPPTPLEKPVYTFAYVDKVFDAILDAGARPFVELGFMPRELARDTETLFWWKAHGSPPTDMDAWVDLVTATVQHWVDRYGVEEVRRWPFEVWNEPNLVPHFWTGTKTEYFELYAATARAVKGVDPQLRVGGPSSSVFVPDARYDGEYHDPSLEGATAEAPDPDVLPWKPVWIHELIAYCAERDLPIDFLSTHLYPTDFAFDTQGVGRPISRHRDATRDDLRRLREIIAASPYPDAELHITEWSTSPSSRDRMHDTLFAATYITRAFLQCQDLADSISYWTFTDVFEEGGGGIGPFHGGFGFVNEQGLHKPTFHAMAMLNRLGDRMLLRTEHGVLTRTAGDAVAGVFFNYPDSMGSRSVGSANSYAATRALASEGPARRITHTVAGLPAGAAYTVEVLDWEHGNVAEEWFRRGEPLNLSRRDVAELAEVADALDRRTVTVGADGVLVIDLDLPAWAVASVAPAAAEHHPR; encoded by the coding sequence GTGCCTGTCGACGCACCGCCGTCAACCCTACTGATCGACGGTCGCCCCGCGGCTGAGATCGAGCTGCGGCACGTCTGGAGCCAGTGCCTCGGCGCCGGCCGGGCCAACGAGGCGCTGCGCGTCGACTGGCAGGACCACTTCCGCGAGGCCGTGGAGGTGCTCGGGGCCCGCTCCGTGCGGTTCCACGGGGTGTTCCACGACGACATGTTCGTGTACCGCGCCTCCAACGGCGGCGGGTTCGGCCCGCCCACGCCGCTCGAGAAGCCGGTCTACACGTTCGCGTACGTCGACAAGGTCTTCGACGCGATCCTCGACGCCGGCGCCCGCCCGTTCGTCGAGCTCGGCTTCATGCCGCGCGAGCTCGCCCGGGACACGGAGACGCTGTTCTGGTGGAAGGCCCACGGCAGCCCGCCCACGGACATGGACGCGTGGGTCGACCTCGTCACCGCCACCGTCCAGCACTGGGTCGACCGGTACGGCGTCGAGGAGGTGCGCCGCTGGCCGTTCGAGGTCTGGAACGAGCCGAACCTCGTGCCGCACTTCTGGACCGGCACCAAGACGGAGTACTTCGAGCTCTACGCGGCCACCGCCCGCGCGGTCAAGGGCGTCGACCCGCAGCTGCGCGTCGGCGGCCCGTCCTCGTCGGTGTTCGTCCCCGACGCCCGGTACGACGGCGAGTACCACGACCCCTCGCTCGAGGGCGCGACCGCCGAGGCGCCCGACCCCGACGTGCTGCCGTGGAAGCCGGTCTGGATCCACGAGCTCATCGCGTACTGCGCCGAGCGGGACCTGCCGATCGACTTCCTGTCGACCCACCTGTACCCGACGGACTTCGCGTTCGACACCCAGGGCGTCGGCCGGCCGATCAGCCGCCACCGGGACGCGACCCGCGACGACCTGCGCCGGCTCCGCGAGATCATCGCCGCGAGCCCGTACCCGGACGCCGAGCTGCACATCACCGAGTGGTCGACGTCGCCGTCCAGCCGCGACCGGATGCACGACACCCTGTTCGCCGCCACGTACATCACGCGGGCGTTCCTGCAGTGCCAGGACCTCGCCGACTCGATCTCGTACTGGACGTTCACGGACGTGTTCGAGGAGGGCGGCGGCGGCATCGGCCCGTTCCACGGCGGGTTCGGGTTCGTCAACGAGCAGGGCCTGCACAAGCCGACGTTCCACGCCATGGCGATGCTCAACCGCCTGGGCGACCGGATGCTGCTGCGGACCGAGCACGGGGTGCTGACCCGCACCGCCGGCGACGCCGTCGCCGGGGTGTTCTTCAACTACCCCGACTCGATGGGCTCCCGGTCCGTCGGCAGCGCCAACAGCTACGCCGCCACCCGCGCGCTGGCCTCCGAGGGGCCCGCCCGCCGCATCACGCACACCGTCGCCGGCCTGCCCGCCGGCGCCGCGTACACCGTCGAGGTCCTCGACTGGGAGCACGGGAACGTCGCGGAGGAGTGGTTCCGTCGCGGCGAGCCCCTCAACCTGTCGCGCCGCGACGTCGCCGAGCTCGCCGAGGTCGCCGACGCCCTGGACCGCCGCACCGTCACGGTCGGCGCCGACGGCGTGCTGGTGATCGACCTCGACCTGCCCGCCTGGGCGGTGGCGTCCGTCGCCCCCGCCGCCGCCGAGCACCACCCCCGCTGA
- a CDS encoding LacI family DNA-binding transcriptional regulator has protein sequence MSSGPERRRATLSDVAAAAGVSKATVSKALNGRDDVSAETRERILAAVTEIGYRPTTSLAPVTSRRAVAVVFDIPASPYILGVLQGTIDAATAEQVDLLVRLAPERASRTHRTVAREWVADQRAAGVVGIIGLTLTAPDGLIRAASDADLPFVMVDPVDTRHRHMVSVGSSNWAGARTATEHLIGLGHRRIGWIGGPEASDAARDRLYGYQAALDAAGLTVDPALVRSDQFAVAPGTRHAHELLALDDPPTAIMGGDDEIAVGVLAAAHALGVRVPEQLSVTGFDDTPQAAWTTPPLTTVHQHLEEMGRMAVQTVLAMADGGRPASRHVELATSLTLRASTGPAPA, from the coding sequence ATGTCGAGTGGTCCGGAGCGGCGGCGCGCCACCCTGTCCGACGTCGCCGCGGCCGCCGGCGTGTCCAAGGCCACCGTGTCCAAGGCGCTGAACGGCCGGGACGACGTCTCCGCCGAGACGCGCGAGCGCATCCTGGCCGCCGTCACCGAGATCGGCTACCGCCCCACGACGAGCCTCGCGCCGGTCACGTCGCGCCGCGCCGTCGCCGTCGTCTTCGACATCCCGGCCTCGCCGTACATCCTCGGCGTCCTCCAGGGCACCATCGACGCCGCGACCGCCGAGCAGGTCGACCTGCTGGTGCGCCTCGCCCCCGAGCGGGCGTCCCGCACGCACCGCACCGTCGCCCGCGAGTGGGTGGCCGACCAGCGCGCCGCCGGCGTGGTCGGCATCATCGGCCTGACCCTGACCGCGCCCGACGGGCTCATCCGCGCGGCGAGCGACGCGGACCTGCCGTTCGTCATGGTCGACCCCGTCGACACCCGGCACCGGCACATGGTCAGCGTCGGGTCGAGCAACTGGGCCGGCGCCCGCACCGCCACCGAGCACCTCATCGGCCTCGGCCACCGGCGCATCGGCTGGATCGGCGGCCCCGAGGCGTCCGACGCCGCCCGGGACCGGCTCTACGGCTACCAGGCCGCGCTCGACGCCGCCGGGCTCACCGTCGACCCGGCGCTCGTGCGGTCCGACCAGTTCGCCGTCGCGCCCGGCACCCGGCACGCGCACGAGCTGCTCGCCCTCGACGACCCGCCCACGGCGATCATGGGCGGCGACGACGAGATCGCGGTCGGCGTGCTCGCCGCGGCGCACGCCCTCGGCGTCCGCGTGCCCGAGCAGCTCAGCGTCACCGGGTTCGACGACACCCCGCAGGCCGCCTGGACCACGCCGCCGCTCACCACCGTGCACCAGCACCTGGAGGAGATGGGGCGGATGGCCGTGCAGACCGTGCTCGCGATGGCCGACGGCGGCCGGCCGGCGTCGCGGCACGTCGAGCTGGCGACGTCGCTGACGCTGCGCGCGAGCACGGGGCCCGCGCCGGCCTGA
- a CDS encoding LacI family DNA-binding transcriptional regulator: MSDRPRRPTLEQVAATAGVSTSTASKVLNGRPGISAETRRRVEEAIDALGYAPTTGPRAGTPPVGVAVVFRTLSDIYAMRVLEGVVASAREHGIEVAVDVLDVPGGSTPPLSPGWIRRQAAPDRAGVVLVTMQTTAEQHALLRDLGVATVHIDPVNPLDDSTVSVGSTNFSGGVQATRHLLDLGHRRIAFAGGAESFLPSSERLQGYLSMMRAGGGQVDEALVRSRAHTFAAGLEMADHLLDQPERPTAVFAASDSIALGVLASAQRHGLRVPQDLSVVGFDDSPAASSSAPPLTTVRQPVVEMGRVALRTLLQLARGEGVDSHHVQLSTTLVVRESTAPPATG, from the coding sequence ATGTCAGACCGCCCGCGCCGCCCCACGCTCGAGCAGGTCGCCGCCACCGCCGGGGTGTCGACGTCGACCGCCTCCAAGGTGCTCAACGGCCGCCCCGGCATCTCCGCGGAGACCCGCCGACGCGTCGAGGAGGCCATCGACGCGCTCGGCTACGCGCCCACCACCGGGCCGCGCGCCGGCACGCCGCCGGTCGGTGTGGCCGTGGTGTTCCGGACGCTGTCGGACATCTACGCGATGCGGGTGCTGGAGGGCGTCGTCGCCTCCGCGCGGGAGCACGGCATCGAGGTCGCCGTCGACGTGCTCGACGTGCCCGGCGGCAGCACCCCGCCGCTGTCCCCGGGCTGGATCCGCCGCCAGGCCGCCCCCGACCGCGCCGGCGTCGTCCTCGTCACGATGCAGACCACCGCCGAGCAGCACGCGCTCCTGCGGGACCTCGGCGTCGCGACCGTCCACATCGACCCCGTGAACCCGCTCGACGACTCCACGGTCTCCGTCGGCTCCACCAACTTCTCCGGCGGGGTGCAGGCCACCCGCCACCTGCTCGACCTCGGGCACCGCCGCATCGCGTTCGCCGGCGGGGCCGAGTCGTTCCTGCCGTCCTCGGAGCGGCTCCAGGGCTACCTCAGCATGATGCGCGCCGGCGGCGGCCAGGTGGACGAGGCCCTCGTGCGCTCGCGGGCGCACACGTTCGCCGCGGGGCTCGAGATGGCGGACCACCTGCTCGACCAGCCCGAGCGGCCCACGGCGGTGTTCGCGGCGTCCGACTCGATCGCGCTCGGCGTGCTCGCGTCCGCGCAGCGGCACGGGCTGCGCGTGCCGCAGGACCTGTCCGTCGTGGGGTTCGACGACAGCCCGGCGGCCTCGTCGTCCGCCCCGCCCCTCACCACCGTGCGGCAGCCCGTCGTCGAGATGGGCCGGGTCGCGCTGCGCACGCTGCTGCAGCTCGCGCGCGGCGAGGGCGTGGACTCCCACCACGTCCAGCTCTCGACGACCCTCGTGGTGCGGGAGTCGACGGCGCCGCCCGCGACGGGGTGA
- a CDS encoding right-handed parallel beta-helix repeat-containing protein → MTTFHVAVTGSDRADGSPGAPFRTVNRAARAAMPGDTVQVHEGTYREWVRPVRGGTGDDRRITFEAAPGEHVTITGAEVVTGWVPEGGTVWRAEVPNTLFGELNPFDEPVAGDWLHPGPVVHRGAVYLDGRSLHEAQDRAAVAAPERRTHVRYQWTALDTELLEPDRTVLVWYAEVGEDVTTIWANFAGADPNASLVEVNVRPSVFTPVRHHIDYVTVRGFELAQAATPWAPPTAEQLGLVGPGWSKGWVIEDNLVRDATCAGISLGKTAASGDNFAHERGDKPGYQYQLESVFTALHQGWERERVGSHVVRRNEIRDCGQNGVVGHLGCAFSTIEDNHIHRIGTKHEFSGYEIAGIKLHAPLDVVIRHNRVHDTTLGIWLDWQVQGTRVTRNLLYGNIRDLFIEVAHGPATVDHNVLASPAAIELFSQGNAFLHNLVLGAVRMQAVLDRATPYHVPHSTQVAGYAFVYAGDDRYVGNLFVGARRGVYGPDAPLVLEEFPPETFGTHAYDGAPGSWEEYLRRVGTPGGAGDHSRFHLEQQPAYVRSNAYADGARPASHETDAVTVAGPATVRVVDEGDAVYLEHDLPGALVAPRVGVVTGRDLGHVRIASASYENPDGTPLVADVDLVGHRKEPGTAYPPGPLASLADGAARVRVW, encoded by the coding sequence GTGACCACCTTCCACGTCGCCGTGACCGGCTCGGACCGGGCGGACGGCTCCCCCGGCGCCCCGTTCCGCACCGTCAACCGGGCCGCCCGCGCGGCGATGCCCGGGGACACCGTGCAGGTCCACGAGGGCACCTACCGCGAGTGGGTGCGGCCCGTGCGCGGCGGCACCGGCGACGACCGCCGCATCACGTTCGAGGCCGCCCCGGGCGAGCACGTGACGATCACCGGCGCGGAGGTCGTCACCGGCTGGGTGCCCGAGGGGGGCACGGTCTGGCGCGCCGAGGTGCCGAACACGCTGTTCGGGGAGCTCAACCCGTTCGACGAGCCCGTCGCCGGCGACTGGCTGCACCCCGGCCCCGTCGTCCACCGCGGCGCGGTGTACCTGGACGGCCGCTCCCTGCACGAGGCGCAGGACCGCGCCGCCGTCGCCGCGCCCGAGCGCCGCACCCACGTCCGCTACCAGTGGACCGCGCTCGACACCGAGCTGCTCGAGCCCGACCGGACCGTGCTCGTCTGGTACGCCGAGGTCGGCGAGGACGTCACGACGATCTGGGCCAACTTCGCCGGCGCCGACCCGAACGCCTCCCTGGTCGAGGTCAACGTCCGGCCCTCCGTGTTCACGCCCGTGCGGCACCACATCGACTACGTCACGGTGCGCGGCTTCGAGCTCGCGCAGGCCGCGACCCCGTGGGCGCCGCCGACCGCCGAGCAGCTCGGCCTCGTCGGCCCCGGCTGGTCGAAGGGCTGGGTCATCGAGGACAACCTGGTCCGCGACGCGACGTGCGCGGGGATCTCCCTGGGCAAGACCGCGGCGAGCGGCGACAACTTCGCCCACGAGCGCGGCGACAAGCCCGGCTACCAGTACCAGCTCGAGTCCGTGTTCACCGCCCTGCACCAGGGCTGGGAGCGCGAGCGCGTCGGCTCCCACGTGGTGCGCCGCAACGAGATCCGCGACTGCGGGCAGAACGGCGTGGTCGGGCACCTGGGCTGCGCGTTCTCGACCATCGAGGACAACCACATCCACCGCATCGGCACCAAGCACGAGTTCTCCGGCTACGAGATCGCGGGCATCAAGCTGCACGCCCCGCTCGACGTCGTCATCCGCCACAACCGCGTGCACGACACCACGCTCGGCATCTGGCTCGACTGGCAGGTGCAGGGCACGCGCGTCACCCGCAACCTGCTGTACGGCAACATCCGCGACCTGTTCATCGAGGTGGCGCACGGTCCCGCGACGGTCGACCACAACGTGCTGGCCTCCCCCGCGGCGATCGAGCTGTTCAGCCAGGGCAACGCGTTCCTGCACAACCTGGTGCTCGGAGCCGTGCGGATGCAGGCCGTGCTGGACCGCGCGACGCCGTACCACGTGCCGCACTCCACGCAGGTGGCGGGCTACGCGTTCGTCTACGCCGGCGACGACCGGTACGTCGGCAACCTGTTCGTCGGCGCCCGGCGCGGCGTGTACGGCCCGGACGCGCCGCTGGTGCTGGAGGAGTTCCCGCCCGAGACGTTCGGCACGCACGCCTACGACGGCGCGCCCGGGTCGTGGGAGGAGTACCTGCGCCGGGTGGGGACGCCCGGCGGGGCCGGCGACCACTCCCGGTTCCACCTCGAGCAGCAGCCGGCGTACGTCCGGTCGAACGCCTACGCGGACGGCGCCCGGCCCGCCTCGCACGAGACCGACGCCGTGACCGTCGCCGGGCCCGCGACCGTGCGGGTGGTCGACGAGGGCGACGCGGTCTACCTGGAGCACGACCTGCCCGGCGCCCTGGTCGCGCCGCGCGTCGGCGTCGTGACCGGCCGGGACCTCGGCCACGTCCGCATCGCGTCGGCGTCGTACGAGAACCCGGACGGCACGCCCCTCGTCGCCGACGTCGACCTGGTCGGGCACCGCAAGGAACCCGGGACCGCCTACCCGCCGGGCCCGCTGGCCTCCCTCGCCGACGGCGCCGCGCGCGTCCGGGTGTGGTGA
- a CDS encoding dihydrodipicolinate synthase family protein has translation MARFYAPAVTAFHADGTLDRDGNLAVWEHILDGGVDGIALMGSTGEFFALLPEQKRELIDLAVRHVAPRADLIVGTACLRVDETVELSRYALDAGAPAVMIVSPYYFALEDASIEAYYSAIAEQVPGDIYLYNFPARTGYDLGPDVTRRLLRRHPNIVGYKDTVQEVGHTRRLLTELLPEFPDFRVFAGFDENLHHVVTSGGAGAIGGLANLYPEYCAAYVRAVDSGDAAAIARAQRRIDVLMGLYSLGAPFFPLLKEGMVGRGVRLEHHSTAPHLPATPEQAEALAALMATVEDMP, from the coding sequence GTGGCCCGGTTCTACGCCCCCGCCGTCACCGCGTTCCACGCCGACGGCACCCTCGACCGCGACGGCAACCTCGCCGTCTGGGAGCACATCCTCGACGGCGGCGTCGACGGCATCGCCCTCATGGGCAGCACCGGCGAGTTCTTCGCGCTGCTGCCCGAGCAGAAGCGCGAGCTCATCGACCTGGCCGTCCGGCACGTCGCGCCGCGCGCCGACCTGATCGTCGGCACCGCGTGCCTGCGGGTGGACGAGACCGTCGAGCTCAGCCGGTACGCCCTGGACGCCGGGGCGCCCGCCGTGATGATCGTCAGCCCCTACTACTTCGCGCTCGAGGACGCGAGCATCGAGGCGTACTACTCGGCGATCGCGGAGCAGGTGCCGGGCGACATCTACCTGTACAACTTCCCCGCCCGCACCGGCTACGACCTGGGCCCGGACGTCACGCGGCGGCTGCTGCGCCGGCACCCGAACATCGTGGGCTACAAGGACACCGTGCAGGAGGTCGGCCACACCCGGCGCCTGCTCACCGAGCTGCTGCCGGAGTTCCCGGACTTCCGGGTGTTCGCCGGGTTCGACGAGAACCTGCACCACGTGGTGACCTCCGGCGGCGCCGGCGCCATCGGCGGGCTCGCGAACCTGTACCCGGAGTACTGCGCCGCCTACGTGCGGGCCGTCGACTCCGGCGACGCGGCGGCCATCGCGCGGGCCCAGCGGCGCATCGACGTGCTCATGGGGCTGTACTCCCTGGGCGCGCCGTTCTTCCCGCTGCTCAAGGAGGGCATGGTCGGGCGCGGCGTCCGCCTGGAGCACCACTCCACCGCGCCGCACCTGCCCGCGACGCCCGAGCAGGCCGAGGCGCTCGCCGCGCTCATGGCCACCGTCGAGGACATGCCGTGA
- a CDS encoding YjhG/YagF family D-xylonate dehydratase, whose protein sequence is MTPGERSEGEAERVPERVLEGLLQPHDGIYAVRSHAEGPSGRLPLTAEVLRDSPSGDVFGMTQNAGMGWPRANMLGPQVMIVSTAGGLRSEAGDPIALGLHSGHFELVDQVRAASETIAEAGGLPFASFVSDQCDGRSQGTTGMFDSLPYRNDAATVMRRLIRSLPTRHAVMGVATCDKGLPATMMALASQHDLPTILVPGGVTLPPTTGEDLARVQTLGARFANDELSLADASELGCRACASPGGGCHFLGTAGTSQVIAEALGLALPHSALAPSGEPVWAEIARQSARALLDMRRRGLTTRDVLTPKAFENAMVVHAAVGGSTNLLLHLPAIAHAAGVPRPTVDDWARINRAVPRIVSVLPNGPVQHPTVRMFLAGGTPEVMLHLRDLGLLHLDALSATGETLGTVLDWWAGSERRARMHQALRDQEHVEPDDVIMSPDQARRRGLTPTTAFPMGNLAPEGSVIKSTAIDPSRITDGVFEHTGPARVYTSEADAIAAIKAHDVHPGDIMVIMGGGPLGTGMEETYQVTSALKHLSYGKEISLVTDARFSGVSTGACIGHVGPEALAGGPLGRLRDGDVVSIRVDVERLEGSVDYVGSVDGERVSAVEGAAVLAARPPHPGLAPHPLLPDDTRLWAALQDASGGTWGGAVYDVDRIVEVLRAGTAALAGAPREDAAP, encoded by the coding sequence GTGACGCCCGGGGAGCGGTCGGAGGGCGAGGCGGAGCGCGTGCCGGAGCGCGTGCTGGAGGGGCTGCTGCAGCCGCACGACGGCATCTACGCCGTGCGCTCGCACGCCGAGGGGCCGAGCGGCCGGCTGCCGCTGACCGCCGAGGTGCTGCGCGACTCCCCCAGCGGCGACGTGTTCGGCATGACGCAGAACGCCGGCATGGGCTGGCCGCGCGCCAACATGCTGGGCCCGCAGGTCATGATCGTCTCCACCGCCGGCGGGCTGCGGTCCGAGGCCGGCGACCCGATCGCGCTCGGCCTGCACTCCGGGCACTTCGAGCTGGTCGACCAGGTGCGCGCCGCGTCCGAGACCATCGCCGAGGCCGGCGGTCTGCCGTTCGCGTCGTTCGTGTCCGACCAGTGCGACGGCCGGTCGCAGGGCACCACCGGCATGTTCGACTCGCTGCCGTACCGCAACGACGCCGCCACCGTCATGCGCCGGCTCATCCGCTCGCTGCCGACCCGGCACGCCGTCATGGGCGTCGCGACCTGCGACAAGGGGCTGCCCGCCACGATGATGGCGCTCGCCTCCCAGCACGACCTGCCGACGATCCTCGTGCCCGGCGGCGTCACGCTGCCGCCCACCACCGGCGAGGACCTCGCGCGCGTGCAGACCCTCGGCGCGCGGTTCGCCAACGACGAGCTGAGCCTCGCCGACGCGTCCGAGCTCGGCTGCCGCGCGTGCGCGTCCCCCGGCGGCGGCTGCCACTTCCTCGGGACCGCCGGCACCAGCCAGGTGATCGCCGAGGCGCTCGGCCTCGCGCTCCCCCACTCCGCGCTCGCGCCCTCCGGGGAGCCGGTCTGGGCGGAGATCGCCCGGCAGTCCGCGCGCGCCCTGCTCGACATGCGGCGCCGCGGCCTCACCACGCGCGACGTCCTCACGCCCAAGGCGTTCGAGAACGCGATGGTCGTGCACGCCGCCGTCGGCGGGTCCACCAACCTGCTGCTGCACCTGCCCGCCATCGCCCACGCCGCCGGCGTCCCGCGCCCCACCGTCGACGACTGGGCGCGCATCAACCGGGCCGTGCCCCGCATCGTCAGCGTGCTCCCCAACGGGCCCGTGCAGCACCCCACCGTCCGGATGTTCCTCGCCGGCGGAACCCCCGAGGTCATGCTCCACCTGCGCGACCTCGGCCTGCTGCACCTCGACGCGCTCTCCGCCACCGGCGAGACCCTCGGCACCGTGCTCGACTGGTGGGCCGGCTCCGAGCGCCGCGCCCGCATGCACCAGGCCCTGCGCGACCAGGAGCACGTCGAGCCGGACGACGTCATCATGAGCCCCGACCAGGCGCGCCGCCGCGGCCTCACGCCGACCACCGCGTTCCCGATGGGCAACCTCGCCCCCGAGGGCTCCGTCATCAAGTCCACCGCCATCGACCCGTCCCGCATCACCGACGGCGTGTTCGAGCACACCGGCCCGGCGCGGGTCTACACCTCCGAGGCCGACGCCATCGCCGCCATCAAGGCCCACGACGTCCACCCCGGCGACATCATGGTCATCATGGGCGGCGGCCCCCTCGGCACCGGCATGGAGGAGACCTACCAGGTCACGTCCGCGCTCAAGCACCTGTCCTACGGCAAGGAGATCTCGCTCGTCACCGACGCGCGGTTCTCGGGCGTCTCCACCGGCGCCTGCATCGGCCACGTCGGGCCGGAGGCGCTCGCCGGCGGGCCGCTCGGGCGGCTCCGCGACGGGGACGTCGTGTCGATCCGCGTCGACGTGGAGCGGCTCGAGGGGTCGGTGGACTACGTCGGGTCCGTGGACGGGGAGCGGGTGTCGGCGGTCGAGGGCGCCGCCGTGCTCGCCGCGCGGCCGCCGCACCCCGGGCTCGCGCCCCACCCGCTGCTGCCCGACGACACGCGGCTGTGGGCGGCGCTCCAGGACGCCAGCGGCGGCACGTGGGGCGGGGCGGTGTACGACGTCGACCGCATCGTGGAGGTGCTGCGGGCGGGGACGGCGGCGCTGGCGGGCGCACCGCGGGAGGACGCCGCGCCGTAG